A region of Streptomyces deccanensis DNA encodes the following proteins:
- a CDS encoding SDR family NAD(P)-dependent oxidoreductase, whose translation MSSIDLTGKVAVVTGSGRGLGLAYAQALAAAGASVVVNDIDEAVAEAAVKSITEAGGKAVAEVVPVGTTEAADRLVGRAVEEFGRLDILVTNAGILRDKVLWKMSDDDFDAVITTHLKGTFTCARAAAIRMREQGEGGSLILVGSPAGQRGNFGQTNYAAAKAGIAAFARTWAMELGRANITVNAIIPVAATAMTETIPVFAPYVEALREGKPFPDFLRKGEGFGTPEDCAALIPFLASEAARGVTGQAIGIGGDKVALWSHPQEIKTAYANGGWTPEALADVWPTSLGAEPQTVGIPAPKIPEA comes from the coding sequence GTGTCCAGCATCGATCTCACCGGCAAGGTCGCCGTCGTCACGGGCAGTGGCCGTGGCCTGGGCCTCGCCTACGCACAGGCCCTCGCCGCCGCCGGCGCCTCCGTCGTCGTCAACGACATCGACGAGGCCGTGGCCGAGGCGGCCGTGAAGTCCATCACCGAGGCGGGCGGCAAGGCCGTGGCCGAGGTGGTCCCGGTCGGCACGACCGAGGCCGCCGACCGTCTGGTGGGCCGGGCGGTGGAGGAGTTCGGGCGGCTGGACATCCTGGTCACCAACGCGGGCATCCTCCGCGACAAGGTGCTGTGGAAGATGTCCGACGACGACTTCGACGCCGTGATCACCACCCACCTCAAGGGCACCTTCACCTGCGCCCGCGCCGCCGCGATCCGCATGCGCGAGCAGGGCGAGGGCGGCTCGCTGATCCTCGTGGGCTCCCCGGCCGGCCAGCGCGGCAACTTCGGCCAGACCAACTACGCCGCGGCCAAGGCCGGCATCGCCGCCTTCGCCCGCACCTGGGCGATGGAGCTGGGCCGCGCGAACATCACCGTCAACGCGATCATCCCGGTCGCCGCCACCGCGATGACCGAGACCATCCCGGTCTTCGCCCCGTACGTGGAGGCCCTGCGCGAGGGCAAGCCGTTCCCGGACTTCCTGCGCAAGGGCGAGGGCTTCGGCACCCCCGAGGACTGCGCGGCCCTGATCCCGTTCCTCGCCTCCGAGGCGGCGCGCGGGGTCACCGGCCAGGCCATCGGCATCGGCGGCGACAAGGTGGCACTCTGGTCGCATCCGCAGGAGATCAAGACGGCGTACGCGAACGGCGGCTGGACCCCCGAGGCCCTCGCCGACGTCTGGCCGACCTCGCTGGGCGCCGAGCCGCAGACCGTGGGCATCCCCGCCCCGAAGATCCCGGAGGCGTGA
- a CDS encoding serine hydrolase domain-containing protein: MATTEGMCTDRFSAVREALAASLDDKDVGASVAVYVDGEPEVDLWGGYTDIDRTVPWQRDTLTHVWSTTKTMTALCVLMLADRGALDLHAPVATYWPEFAAAGKEDVRVSHVLSHTAGLPRFEAPTTLEDLYDWPTVTARLAAQAPAWKPGTEAGYHAMTQGYLLGEIVRRVTGRSLGTFFAEEVSGPLGADFHIGLPAEHDHRVAPVIMPPSSPTQDGPPPNPAIPDGAPNTTAWRRAEIPAANGHGNARSVAAVQSLLSCGGAARGVRLLSEEGCARVFEEQFDGVDSVLRVPMRYGMGYGLNGGQLPNPRTCFWGGWGGSLVLVDLDARMTVAYMMNRMIDGGLGDERGFAILAAAYEGLSA; encoded by the coding sequence ATGGCGACGACTGAGGGCATGTGCACGGACCGGTTCAGCGCGGTGCGCGAGGCGTTGGCGGCCTCGTTGGACGACAAGGACGTGGGTGCCTCGGTCGCCGTGTACGTGGACGGTGAGCCCGAGGTCGATCTCTGGGGCGGGTACACCGACATCGACCGCACCGTCCCGTGGCAGCGGGACACCCTCACCCATGTGTGGTCGACCACCAAGACGATGACGGCCCTGTGCGTGCTGATGCTCGCCGACCGGGGCGCACTGGACCTGCACGCCCCGGTGGCGACGTACTGGCCGGAGTTCGCGGCGGCGGGCAAGGAGGACGTACGCGTCAGCCATGTGCTCTCGCACACGGCCGGCCTGCCCCGCTTCGAGGCCCCCACGACGCTGGAGGACCTGTACGACTGGCCGACCGTCACCGCGCGGCTCGCCGCGCAGGCACCGGCCTGGAAACCCGGCACCGAGGCCGGCTACCACGCGATGACCCAGGGCTATCTGCTCGGGGAGATCGTCCGCCGGGTCACCGGCCGCAGTCTGGGCACCTTCTTCGCCGAGGAGGTGAGCGGGCCGCTGGGCGCCGACTTCCACATCGGGCTTCCCGCCGAGCACGACCACCGGGTGGCGCCGGTCATCATGCCGCCCTCCTCGCCGACCCAGGACGGCCCGCCGCCCAACCCGGCCATCCCGGACGGCGCCCCCAACACGACCGCCTGGCGAAGGGCCGAGATCCCGGCCGCGAACGGTCACGGCAACGCCCGCTCGGTCGCCGCCGTCCAGTCGCTGCTGTCCTGCGGCGGCGCGGCGCGTGGTGTGCGGCTGCTGTCGGAGGAGGGGTGCGCGCGGGTCTTCGAGGAACAGTTCGACGGCGTCGACAGCGTCCTGCGTGTCCCGATGCGCTACGGCATGGGCTACGGCCTGAACGGCGGCCAACTGCCCAACCCCCGCACCTGCTTCTGGGGCGGCTGGGGCGGCTCGCTCGTCCTGGTCGACCTCGACGCCCGGATGACCGTGGCGTACATGATGAACCGGATGATCGACGGGGGCCTCGGCGACGAGCGGGGATTCGCGATCCTCGCGGCCGCCTACGAGGGCCTGTCGGCCTGA
- a CDS encoding MarR family winged helix-turn-helix transcriptional regulator, which produces MRGLHADTGYLLYRLGLRSGQLFNSTLQESGLRLRHYALLRFLATSPGALQRELSATLGYDPSAIVGLVDDLEKLGFAERRPSPDDRRSRIVVLTEDGRSFLRDTDEAGQRVSDELVEPLDAAERETLHALLQKIAEAGLG; this is translated from the coding sequence ATGCGCGGGCTGCACGCGGACACCGGCTATCTGCTGTACCGGCTGGGGCTGCGGTCCGGACAGCTGTTCAACTCGACCCTCCAGGAGTCGGGCCTCCGGCTGCGGCACTACGCGCTGCTGCGTTTCCTCGCCACCTCCCCGGGCGCGCTCCAGCGCGAGCTGAGCGCGACGCTCGGCTACGACCCGAGCGCGATCGTCGGGCTGGTGGACGACCTGGAGAAGCTGGGATTCGCCGAGCGGCGCCCCTCCCCCGACGACCGCCGCAGCCGTATCGTCGTGCTCACCGAGGACGGCCGGTCCTTCCTCCGGGACACCGACGAGGCCGGACAGCGGGTCTCCGACGAACTGGTGGAGCCCCTCGACGCCGCCGAACGCGAGACGCTCCACGCGCTGCTGCAGAAGATCGCCGAGGCCGGACTGGGGTGA
- a CDS encoding amidohydrolase family protein — protein MNVEELVAIDVHTHAEVSSKGNSSLDDDLHDASSAYFKVEGKRKPTIEETAAYYRERKMAAVIFTVDAESATGTEPVPNEEVAEAAAANADVLIPFASIDPFRGKAGVKQARRLVEEYGVKGFKFHPSIQGFFPNDRSVAYDLYEVIEETGTIALFHTGQTGIGAGVPGGGGIRLKYSNPLHVDDVAADFPHLKIILAHPSFPWQDEALAVATHKPGVHIDLSGWSPKYFPPQLVQYANTLLKDKVLFGSDYPVLTPDRWLADFEKLSIKDEVKPKILKENAARLLGLTKP, from the coding sequence ATGAACGTCGAGGAACTCGTCGCGATCGACGTCCACACGCACGCGGAGGTGTCCTCCAAGGGCAACTCCTCCCTGGACGACGACCTCCACGACGCCTCCTCCGCGTACTTCAAGGTCGAGGGCAAGCGGAAGCCGACCATCGAGGAGACGGCCGCGTACTACCGTGAGCGGAAGATGGCCGCCGTGATCTTCACGGTGGACGCCGAGTCCGCGACCGGCACCGAGCCCGTCCCCAACGAGGAGGTCGCCGAGGCCGCCGCCGCCAACGCGGACGTCCTGATCCCCTTCGCCTCCATCGACCCCTTCCGCGGCAAGGCCGGCGTCAAGCAGGCCCGCCGGCTGGTCGAGGAGTACGGGGTCAAGGGCTTCAAGTTCCACCCCAGCATCCAGGGCTTCTTCCCCAACGACCGCTCGGTGGCGTACGACCTGTACGAGGTCATCGAGGAGACGGGCACCATCGCCCTCTTCCACACCGGCCAGACGGGCATCGGGGCGGGCGTGCCCGGTGGCGGAGGCATCCGCCTGAAGTACTCCAACCCGCTGCACGTGGACGACGTCGCCGCCGACTTCCCGCACCTCAAGATCATCCTGGCGCACCCGTCGTTCCCCTGGCAGGACGAGGCCCTGGCGGTCGCCACGCACAAGCCGGGCGTGCACATCGACCTGTCCGGCTGGTCGCCGAAGTACTTCCCGCCGCAGCTCGTGCAGTACGCGAACACCCTCCTCAAGGACAAGGTGCTCTTCGGCTCCGACTACCCCGTCCTCACCCCCGACCGCTGGCTCGCCGACTTCGAGAAGCTGTCGATCAAG
- a CDS encoding IclR family transcriptional regulator — protein sequence MPMTTDALAGAARSAPDRLLAVLAAFDHDHPALSLTDISRRAGLTLTTAHRLVGALTEWGALERDAGGIYHVGLRLWELAALAPRGLALRQIALPYLEDLYEATHENVQLAVRDGDEVVYIEWLSGRSAVGVHIRVGARWPLHATGVGLALLAHGDTASQEAYCQGPLASFTPYTITDGPRLRRVLAEVRRTGVAVSSRQVTEDALSVAAPVRGPGGSVVAAVSVVVPQAGAQVPVLTPAVRVAARGISRALGWQPDAPRRGSLIPGRGTSAS from the coding sequence ATGCCGATGACCACCGACGCGCTCGCGGGAGCCGCCCGCTCCGCGCCCGACCGGCTGCTCGCCGTGCTGGCCGCCTTCGACCACGACCACCCGGCGCTCTCGCTGACGGACATCAGCCGCCGGGCCGGGCTGACCCTCACCACGGCCCACCGGCTGGTCGGCGCGCTCACCGAGTGGGGCGCCCTGGAGCGCGACGCGGGCGGGATCTACCACGTGGGGCTCCGGCTGTGGGAACTCGCGGCGCTCGCCCCGCGCGGGCTCGCCCTGCGCCAGATCGCGCTGCCGTACCTGGAGGACCTGTACGAGGCGACGCACGAGAACGTGCAGCTCGCGGTCCGCGACGGGGACGAGGTCGTCTACATCGAGTGGCTCTCCGGACGCTCCGCCGTCGGCGTCCACATCCGGGTCGGCGCCCGCTGGCCCCTGCACGCCACGGGCGTGGGCCTCGCGCTCCTCGCCCACGGGGACACGGCTTCCCAGGAGGCCTACTGCCAGGGGCCGTTGGCCTCCTTCACGCCGTACACCATCACGGACGGGCCCCGCTTGCGCCGGGTGCTCGCCGAAGTACGGCGCACGGGCGTGGCGGTGAGCAGCCGTCAGGTCACCGAGGACGCGCTGTCGGTGGCCGCGCCGGTACGCGGGCCTGGCGGGTCCGTGGTGGCCGCCGTGTCGGTCGTGGTGCCGCAAGCCGGCGCCCAGGTACCGGTGTTGACGCCCGCAGTACGGGTGGCGGCACGCGGGATCTCACGCGCCCTGGGCTGGCAGCCGGACGCGCCCCGGCGGGGGTCGCTGATCCCGGGCCGGGGCACGTCCGCCTCCTGA
- a CDS encoding sulfatase-like hydrolase/transferase, translating to MPSRRRFLAGTAAVGATGAAAGCVAHDGRRGGAHDAADPEGSRPSAPVVPAARTPSQRPNFVVVLADDLGYGELGSYGQKLIDTPRLDALAAEGLRFTDAYAAAPVCAPSRCSLLTGLHSGHATVRENPWGPGGQGALTERDFTFADALRALGYRTALIGKWGFGPERPNQPSHPNSRGFEQFYGYLTHRHAHEYYPTYLWDNGEKQEIPENRDGAREVYAPDLIEERALGFVDAHKDEPFLLFLAPTVPHAPSLAPKLGAYAEEPWSRPDKAHAAQVTGLDTLVGALVDRLREHGIDRRTVVLVTSDNGPHEEGGTDPDLFDGNGPLRGYKRNLYEGGIRVPLIAWSPQRVPAGTTDRPTPLIDLLPTLAELAGAPAPSDIDGLSAAPLLRAGGAEAARHGHLYFYRNHSGVTPRADRVDGGRTRRLAEAVRRGDLKAVRFAPGEDRTAPDDRWQVELYDLARDPGERNDLAAARPAQADALVRLMRTSWVDDYRRKPYGVTLHVTRRGGTFLVTATCANGSARPWTAARLALTAPNGWQTRALGTVTADRIRPGGRFVARWEVTPAADADQGRLTARATATHAGAAVTYTAQASVGK from the coding sequence ATGCCCAGCCGCCGCCGTTTCCTCGCGGGGACCGCCGCCGTCGGCGCGACCGGGGCGGCGGCCGGCTGTGTCGCGCACGACGGACGCAGGGGCGGCGCCCACGATGCCGCCGATCCCGAGGGGAGCCGGCCGTCCGCGCCGGTCGTGCCCGCGGCCCGCACCCCTTCGCAGCGCCCCAACTTCGTGGTCGTCCTCGCCGACGACCTCGGCTACGGCGAACTCGGCTCCTACGGCCAGAAACTGATCGACACCCCGCGCCTGGACGCCCTGGCCGCCGAGGGGCTGCGCTTCACCGACGCCTATGCCGCCGCCCCGGTCTGCGCCCCCTCCCGCTGCTCCCTCCTCACCGGGCTGCACAGCGGCCACGCCACCGTCCGAGAGAACCCCTGGGGCCCGGGTGGCCAGGGCGCGCTGACCGAGCGGGACTTCACCTTCGCCGACGCGCTGCGGGCCCTCGGCTACCGCACCGCGCTCATCGGCAAGTGGGGCTTCGGCCCGGAGCGCCCGAACCAGCCGAGCCACCCCAACTCGCGTGGTTTCGAGCAGTTCTACGGCTATCTCACGCACAGGCACGCGCACGAGTACTACCCGACGTACCTCTGGGACAACGGCGAGAAGCAGGAGATCCCGGAGAACCGGGACGGCGCCCGCGAGGTCTACGCCCCCGACCTCATCGAGGAGCGGGCCCTCGGCTTCGTCGACGCCCACAAGGACGAGCCGTTCCTGCTGTTCCTCGCCCCGACCGTGCCGCACGCCCCGAGCCTCGCCCCGAAGCTCGGCGCGTACGCCGAGGAGCCCTGGAGCCGCCCGGACAAGGCGCACGCGGCGCAGGTCACCGGTCTGGACACCCTGGTCGGCGCTCTCGTCGACCGGCTCAGGGAGCACGGTATCGACCGGCGCACCGTCGTCCTCGTCACCAGCGACAACGGCCCGCACGAGGAGGGCGGCACCGACCCGGACCTCTTCGACGGCAACGGCCCGCTGCGCGGCTACAAGCGCAATCTGTACGAGGGCGGCATCCGCGTCCCCCTCATCGCTTGGTCCCCGCAGCGAGTCCCCGCCGGTACCACCGACCGTCCGACCCCGCTGATCGACCTGCTGCCGACCCTCGCCGAACTCGCGGGCGCGCCCGCGCCGTCGGACATCGACGGGCTCTCCGCGGCTCCCCTGCTGCGGGCCGGCGGCGCCGAGGCCGCCCGCCACGGCCATCTGTACTTCTACCGCAACCACAGCGGCGTCACCCCGCGCGCCGACCGGGTCGACGGCGGCCGGACGCGACGGCTGGCCGAGGCGGTGCGGCGCGGCGACCTCAAGGCGGTGCGGTTCGCCCCCGGCGAGGACCGGACGGCGCCGGACGACCGGTGGCAGGTCGAGCTGTACGACCTGGCCCGCGACCCGGGTGAGCGGAACGACCTGGCGGCGGCCCGGCCCGCCCAGGCCGACGCGCTGGTCCGGCTGATGCGGACCTCCTGGGTGGACGACTACCGGCGCAAGCCCTACGGCGTCACCCTCCACGTGACCCGGCGGGGCGGCACGTTCCTCGTCACCGCGACCTGCGCCAACGGCTCCGCCCGCCCCTGGACCGCCGCACGTCTCGCCCTCACCGCGCCGAACGGCTGGCAGACGCGCGCACTCGGCACGGTCACCGCCGACCGCATCCGCCCCGGCGGACGGTTCGTCGCCCGCTGGGAGGTCACCCCCGCCGCCGACGCCGACCAGGGCCGGCTCACGGCCCGGGCCACCGCCACCCACGCGGGCGCCGCGGTGACGTACACCGCACAGGCGTCGGTCGGGAAGTAG